A stretch of DNA from Orcinus orca chromosome 3, mOrcOrc1.1, whole genome shotgun sequence:
AGCTGCTGGAGCCACTCGATGGTTTCAGAAATAGTACGTTCTCCGTGCACCTTGTTATCTCTGGTACGGATATTGACGGTGCTGctggttttctctttctcaccaACAACTAAACCAAAACCCACAAAGCTTTGTTAGGTGAAAGGACTCCTATTGAATATTGGAACAGAAATCCACCCTGTAGCTTCTGATTCATTAAAATGTACAGGTGACCAAATCtagtcattaaaaaacaaaacaaaaaaccccaactcaccattttGCAATGACTAGAACTGCTGTGTTTACCAAGTCACTTAATCCAGCCAACTTAATAAAAATTCACCATATGAAAAAATAGGAGGTGAAGGGGAGATTTTTAGACAAACCTTTCAAGTACTCTTTTTCAAACCAAAGTGTTTCTTTGTTACATCAATGGAACAAACATACAGTCTGAGATCAGGACTGGAAAGAACTACTGATGGCCGCAGTTCTCTTCAGCCTAAGTCTCAGCATTTCAAGTTTTCCTAAAGGTTGGCAGGTTTTCTTTGCTGAGTCTCCTTTCTTACCTAGGATGAAGTTGTACTGCGCTAACTGTGCATTTCTGATCTTCTTGTTTAACGTACAGCCCGGATCCAGATCAATGTCCACCATGAATTTAGCATCGTGGAATTGTTGCCGTACCTATTTAAATAGAGATAGAGGGTTCTTCAGATCTAAAATCAGAATTATATTTtgatcttaaatatttttatttaacaaacaatTTGGACAATCATGCcagcattaaaaaggaatgttAACAGATATACTGAAGCATATATTATTGTGACTTAGAACTACAAAACTATATACTCTGCTCGAGAGATAAATtgtgaattaaattaaataaactagCTTACATTTTCCATCCATCTGACAACCAATTACCACTAATATGACAAAAAGATCTGAATgaaccatttttatttcactAATAGGTTGTTGTGCCTTAGTGATCATTAACCAATGAACCTCCTTGGATTTTATAAGTATGCAAATTTCAGAAGGGTTCTGACTTAGTTTATTAGAGTGCCAGGATAAGACTTCACTCTCAACTGTAacctattttaaagaataaagcaccagtgtctttttttttttttttaacacgagTCCTCTGCACATGTGAGTTGAGCTATTCTGTAATTGGGGAGGAAGCCTGGTAATTTTAGGCTGTTTAACAACTGTGGTCTCTAGTCATTAAGTAGCAATAGCAGTGCTCACCCTCCCGTCCACTCAATATAACCAAAATCCACCCCACGTAATTCTAAACGCTACTCCACCCCCAGATGGAAAGGAGAAAGTCAGTACTATCTCCAGTTGAAAAGTGAGTTAACTAATACAGACTTTCTTCCTACTGTGTGAGCTTTCTTAATGCAAAtacaataaagtaaaattcattaAACATGGAGCATAGCTGATTCTGATCATTTCTAACTAAAACTACTATGTGCAGTAAtaggaacacagtatatcttgAATGGTTTGCCTATCAGCTGTTTTAATgatcatttatttcttaaagacaGTTGAGACCCGAGTGCAATTTATTCTGATGACCTGAAAACATGGTGGTTTTGATGTTACAATGTTATTCATTGATATTtagatttttgtgttttaacTAGCcaatttattactttgccagtTATGAAACAATGCTTTTTTTAATATCAGCTTTTGATAATTTGAAATTCCTTAGTATGAAATTGTTGCTATAACAGAACAGAGTGTTCCAGTCTTTAAGGTATGAAGTATGAATGGATACGTGTACATCTGTTAGTAAGGTAGCTTTTTGGTAGGTAAGGCAAACATTGCTCTGTCATGCCATTAACCTGAAAAAAAGTTTCAAATTAAAGAAATGTGCattagaaacaaagcaaaattacTGAAGTCAAAGAGCAGTTTAAACTGCACTATGCATTTGAATTTACATGTCATACTGAAGCATTTGCTATTTACTAATGCTAAAAACTAAAAACTACAAGTATGCACTCTCTAAATTAAGTCTACTAACCATGGAACCACATAAAAAAGCATTAAAGAGGTAATATGATCTACTGAGGCTTACCAAAGACTGAAAATAGAAACATTTCTCTATATCGCAAGCAGCTTGATTTACCAAGAATACACGTAGTTTATGAGATTGAAAAGCTGAGCTACAGCTCTTAAATTTAAAGTAAGTCATACTTAAGGATTACCTTTTGGGCATATTCATCACATGTTGGTCCCACTGGAACTACCATTACCTGGCGAGGAGACAGCCAGAAGGGCctttagaagaaattaaaaacatttaatgtgGATTTGGGCACTTTCCTTAACAAGAATGGCACAATTCTTAGATTACTCTTCAGTACCATTTCCTGAAACACGCAAGGGCCACTTTAAAAAACTTGGCTTTTTTTCAATATCCAAAAAGGACTAAAGGGAGATTCAGGAGGAGAAAACGAACCCTAAATCAGGAAAACCTGTAACTAAGATTTGTCTTGCTAAGCAGATATAGCAAAGCAAACAGAGGGCAGGGACTACAGCCCACAACTCAACGCATCAGGTAACAGAACACCATATGCCTGCTGCCAGAGGGCTTAACGTAGTTTAAGAAACACTTAGTGATTCAAGTTATTTTACTCAAAAAGTTATTTTGTCCAGgtgttattttattactttttcttcactGGGGGACAAAGACTGTACCTTCAGTTTATTCAAGATTCACTTTGCAGGATTCAACAAATTGGAACCGATAATAACTGGTGATGGTACTTGGCAAAAATGAGTGTGTTTTCACTACTTATTAAAAGGTGACCCCATCCTCAATTCTGCCTTTCAGGTATTTCAGGTGTCTAACCCCTCCCCATGCTGCACATCAGGCCAGTGTTTCTCTTGGTCACTCCTCTATGTTCAAGTTGTTTTGTTACATTAGGGAAAAGGCTGGAGTAGGCACTAAATTCTACCCAAACTGTGGGCTTTTTCCCCCACCTACTACAGGTTTCGTAGAGCAGTTATCTGAAGATCCCCCTATTCTCTAGACTGTGCATAGAGAATACTGCCCACATTTGATCTGATTTCATGAAATATAACTAAAAGATTAGCTTATTTCATTTACAAGTATGACACTGCCACCCCACCCTATGTCTGAAGCAACCAAATTAAACATGAAACTGAGATGACTACAGTGTAGTCTGTCAGGCTCTACAAAATGGGTGTTTTATAACCATGTGCTGTTTTCAACTGCCTTTACAAAATGTGGGCCCAGATAAAgctgtttagaaaataaaatgtaagtcaTGTGCTTATATCTTGCCAGTAGAAACATAAGCTTCTAGAAATAGGACACAAAAATGATGATCAGTTTGGAGTCTGTACTttcaatcaaaagaaaaaaaatcttggctTCTACAGAGTCTAAAATACTTGTTTATTATGATCAGCAACACTGAACAAAGTATTGCTAAAAGCCTACTCTTGTTTACTCAGACAAAAACATCAAACTTTTATAAATTCCCAAAGTTACTTGAAAAGCAATCAAAACAATAAGCTTCTTACTGAATAATAATTCCTAGTTAGAaagcatttatataatattcaaacAAATCAagtgctaaaataaaaataattactcaCAACAAACATTCATAGAGCTAAAAAGTTTGGGTTTCGATTGTGATTCCTTACTTTTTAGTGAACACTTATCCTTAATTAGAAGTGACCAACTAGAATCATTCCTCCTTTCCATCATATAACTAAATTGGACAGCAGACACTTCTGACAGTCAATTTACACGGTCCAgacaaaaacagaaggaaacagTGACAAAAATTACCATTTGCCTCCATAGTTTTCAGTGAGGATAGCAATCATTCTTTCCACTGACCCCAAGATGGCTCTATGGATAATCACCGGCCTTTtcttatcatcaccatcatggctagaaagaaaagattcgttttgctttattttatatacatatatatcttcctTTATATGTCCTTGAAGAAGAATATTCAGAGCAGGCACTAGAAACTCACCTTACAAAAGTGAGACTAAATCTAATGGGCAACTGAAAATCCAACTGGATTGTTGCACACTGGTGGTACCGGCCAATGGCATCTTGCATCTGTATGTCAATCTAAGAAGCAAAGATTGCGTTGTATTAGGGTTGaatgttttaaaacttattttaaagtaatCTCTTCTTCACGCAAAAATGAAAGACATATTACTCGCAAATAGACTTTGGTACTGACCTTTGGACCATAGAAAGCTCCATCTCCAGGATTTAATTCCCACTTTTCGCCAAACTCATTCAGACTGTTTTCAAGTTGCTAAGGAGAAAGCAAAATGATTTTAACTTCTGGTCAAATGCAACTTCTTCCAGCCTAATCTGAGACTAAAAATACTACAACGACTTTCATGTGTCACTATTCTTTGTTTTACCATTTTGTCCACCTAGACATACTCATACACAAACCCCTTTAAAGGTTACAGCTTGATGACTAAAAGAACAGTCAAccatttctaaaatacaaaatcaTAGAGAAATAAAACTAGCTTATACAAGCCTAGAAAccatttccaattttcttttgcttttatccATTTAAAGAGGCTTTGCTTTCTCACATTATGGCGCAAGCCAATTTCAGTCAAATAATACTGAAGCACGCTGAAAATCACCACTTACTTTCTCAGCTTGATTCCATACTTCAATATCTCCAAGGAATTTTTCCGGGCGAGTAGACAGGTTCAGtttaaaagaaaacccaaatatgCTATATACTGTACGCAGAAAATCCAAACAACCTTTTATTTCATCCTcaatctttaaattaaaaaaaaaaaacaaacagggacaCAGTGGTCATTAATTTTCCTCAAGTTTTGTGACACTTCTTTTCCAAGTGTTTCACCCCAGTGTCTCATACCTGCTCTATGGCACAGAATATGTGAGCGTCATCCTGCTGGAACCTTCGTACCCGAGTGAGTCCTGTGAGCGCTCCCGACAGCTCATTCCTATGAAGCACCCCAAAATCAGCTACTCGCAGAGGCAACTCTCGCCAGGATCTTGGCCGATGATCAAACATAAggctaaagaaaacagaaaagtaaaatccACTGATATTTAATTTCACAAGAATAAAACTGCTTCTCTAATACTATAAGGAAGGCTGTCAAAAAGCTACTGGTTCTAGTTGTTCACACAAACAACACTTTTCAAAGTCTGGGCTTCATACAACAGTGTAAGCACTTGCATGAATAAAGTAgcaaataaattataatacaacCATCTAtaactaagagaaaataaaaaatgtattcccATAAGTCTGGAGTCATAGCCTTGTGCTCAATCTCTATTAATTTGAGGACTGCCTTTAAGgctcatattttaaagaaaatcttagcTATATACAAATCATTTATATCAGCAGAAACTAAAGTCTGTACTTTCTTGTTGCTCTCAAAAGTGCTTCAGTTCCCTCTTAGTCTGAAAGTGCTTCAGAAACTTTGAAGAATCTGGGAAAACTAAGAATGAACTTGACCTTGGTTCCCTGACCTACAAGCTAGTCCCCTCGTGGAGACTCCTCTGTCTCAGCCCTCTGCCCCTGAGGTCTTGCTACTGGGAGCAGTGCTAGGAGCGATAACTCAGCCACCTACAGCCACAGCTCTCCCTAGTCTGCCGCCACGCTGCTCTTCACCCAACTTTCAAGGATAGAAAGTGAGCGGCCTCAAGGCAAGGAAGATTTTCTAAGGAGGTCAATTCATCAGCAGTAGATTTTGAtacatgtttctttaaaaaaaaaaaaacaaaaaactgctgtGCCCCATATTCAGTCGCCCCTGTTCTGTATTCTGCCTGTTCACTGCTGCTACCCCAGTTCCATTCTTGACTATCTATAGATCTGAGGATCTAGCTGGGCACAGAAGATGTTACAACACCACAATGATGATGCATTTAAATACTCTTCTGATTACATAATTTGTTTTTCACAAAATACTTTCAAAGGAGGGAAAACAATCTGGGACTGATTGCAAGAAAATCTTTGCTAGAAACTCAAAATTGCAGAATACCAGTGTCCCGGGCAGTTCATGGGTTTCAGAGCAAACAGCTCCTTCTCCACCTCAAAGGAGAACATGTTCTCGCTGTAGTGCTGCCAGTGGCCCGAGGTCATCCAGAGTCGGCTGTTGTAGATGTTTGGGGTGATCACCTCCTGGAATCCTCGTTTCCTATATTCACTCTGTTAGAAAACACATACAATGCCTGTGTAAGGAATAGATGCTTATACTGCTGGTGGAAGTAAAAATTTCAAGAGCAATTTTATACTATCTAGTAAAGTTCAAGATGTACACCTTATAATCTAGAAGCTCCCCCTGGAGGTGTACACCAAAGAGGAAGCGCCTGCACATGCGCATAAGGAGGCTACTGCAGCACAGCTGGTAATATGGGAGAATGGGAAATTACATCAGTGTCCCCCAGTAAagaaatgaacactgtggtagTTATATGACAGACTAATACGTAACAACTGGAAACAAACTGGATCTGTAcctatctaaaatgaaaatcacaGTGCAGACTGATATACAATGAGACTTCACGTACGTAAGTTTGAAGCACACAAACAAACACTATAATTTAGGGTACATATTTATGGGGTAGATGTAAAAATAACATGGACAAAAAGAATCCAACCATGCTAACTTCTAAACAGTAGTTTCTTCTAGGAAAGGAGGGAAATGGATCAGAAAGGGCTCTCAAAGGggagttttttttccccttactatatatgtattactttacctcaattaaaaaatctgAAGCAAATATAGTCCAATGTAGTTATGTGTTAAATTAGGTGGGAGTACAGAGAATTTGGCAGTATTATTCTCTACAAATGTATGCTTGAAACACTTCAtagtttacaaagaaaaaaagcaatgcaAAGATTAACTTGCTTTTTctaggaaaatacaaatgaacgGTCAGAAAGCCACAGAGCTCCTGTGTAAAGGGTTACAGGCCCCACTGCAGGCTCACCAGCTTGTCTCATGCGTGCACACCCACGTATGTGGACAAGATCATGtattagaaggaaagaattttttaaacattttatgagaCCTCATACgtccattttcatttattatttgaaatgtttcttctcAAACAAAAGATTATCTTTCCCTTTGGCAGATCTTATTTAATAAAATCAACTTATGCCTTAAATCTACAGAAGAAAGTAATGAATATGGTTTACCCTGATGAATTCAATAAGTGTATTATAAATGTACGCTCCCTTCGGCAGGAAAAAGCAACTTCCAGGGCTGAGTTCATGGAAGAAATATAGTTCTTGGTCCTGggtaaaacaaaagcaaaagaaagtttatatatgtatataatatcaaCACAAATTTCAGGGTTCTTGAGTTCAGAGTATGGTCATGATGCTTCATATTTTAATTGGTGCCATTCCCAAATCAAGGAAAACATGTTGACATTTCTGGTGTTGCAGGTGCTTTGCCACTTAGCACAAGTATATTCTCTGACTGTTACATTCCCGAATCCAGTCAAGTTTACCCAAGAGTCACACGGAGCAAGGGTCTTAGTTCTCTTCTACTGTGCACAGCAGGGGCTCTCAGAGTCTTAATTCCTCAAAGCTCAAcgatcctccctccctccctcccttttttcctttctttctttcttttttttttttaaagtaagaacagCAGGAAGGAGACTGAGAAAAAGACACTGATAATGAaagagaagatggagaagaagTTGGCTAACTTTGGGTCATGGTGAAAGAGGCACACCCTCCTACCTTCTTGCCCACCAAATGCCCAACTCCTCAGGGAGGGACCCCACCAACTGTTGCTGGCCTCCTTCCTGCTGGATCTTATTTCAGGCAGTCAGCAGCACAGGACAGTGGATGCTGCCTGTGCTCAAACTTCACAACCTAACAGCCGTGACCTGACGCCCAGCACAGAGTAAACACTCTTCTAGAAGGGAGTATTTTTACCAAACCCAACTGACAGCTTAGAAAACAGTCAGGggtagaagaataaagaaaaggacACTACAGAATCCATCAATGACTTGCTATGTCATCTTGGGCAACAAGCAGATGAATCTTCCTGGGACTTaagtttccacatttttttttttttttttttttctgcggtacgcgggcctctcactgctgtggcctctcccgctgcggagcacaagctccggacgcgcaggctcagcggccatggctcacgggcccagccgctccgcggcatgtgggatcttccctgaccggggcacgaacccgtgtcccctgcatcggcaggtggaatctcaaccactgcgccaccagggaagccctccacatcTTTAAAATAAGTCAGTGAGACCAGGGGATTTCTAAAGCATCTCCCAGCTCTATGAAATGCTGCTATGCTGctatactttttttaaagaaaaatgtaggtCATCAGCATTTGTTCTCAATAAAAGGAGTAGTCAAAATGAACTTCTGTGCGGTACTGAACACACTCTAGAAAGATAATGTGGACACTGAATAAGTAATTTACAGCTTTCACAGGACAGCACAATAATTACTGAAAGCTACAGCATCTCTGCAGAAGTAAATTCCTGGTACGTAATACAATTtcaattcaaatgaaaataaagaaaactcagTCTACACACATCATTATTCTTTTAAACATACCCTTCCAATTTTCCTATGATCTCGGTTTTTAGCCTCCTCTTGGAACTTCTCccattctttcaacattttagGATCTGGGAATGAAATGCCATAAATTCTCTGCAGAGTCTCCATATCTGCCTTGCCTTCCCAGTAGGTGGAGGAATTCTGAAAAGAAGGAATAATCATGAGATAATAttcaaatttttttgaaaaataaatttatttattttggctgtgctgggtctttgttgctgcacgcaggttttctctagttgtggcgagcgggggctactcttccttgcagtgcacgggcttctcattgcagtggcttctcttgttgcggagcatgggggcTGTAGAgtacaggatcagtagttgtggcgcacaggcttagttgctccaccgcatgtgggatcttctgggaccagggttcaaacccctgtcccctgcattggtaggcagattcttaaccactgcgccaccagggaagtccccaaatttttaaatatctcatttattttaagaGTTAGACGTTTTCTCTCTTAGTCACATCATGAGTCAAATTCATATTTAGTCCTTATGACAAGAAAAATGGCACAAAAAGTGCACATGTAGTAAGCATCTCAGTTGCTGAGGGCTTGCTAGGGTGGCTGTACTCATTCCACAGCACAAAGCTGGCTGCTTAATGCCCTTGAAATTGCCCTGCCCTCAAGACCCACTCACACCACAACTCCACGAACACGACTGACTACAGGGGCATCTCCCACAAGATGATTTAGCAAAAATggaaaaccaaccaaccagccaaaaaaaaaaaaaatctgactggCAGGATTAGTTTGGTTAAAAAAGAACAACTTGGGTAATTACTACCTTAGACATACAAAAGGCAAGAGCACACACTCCTACAGTGAGTCTCAAAGCTTTTAGAGCCACGATGGCCCATGACTGTGATTTTGTAAATCCTCCAAATCTCCATCCCCGTGTGCTCTGGTGGTGAGTCACTCAGTCAGTGCTTGAGAGAATTTCAGTTAAAGAAAAGCCTAGTGGCACGTAGTGCCCACAGTCAGTAGACAGCACGAAAAAAAATCCACCCTTAAATATGCGAGAGAAAAATGGCTGAAAAGAGAAACGAATGCAAGTTTAAACATACATCTTTAGTATACAAATACGTTTATATAGCACCTTCAAAGTTACATTGCTTACTTTGTGTATTTTCAAAGTCTTGATTTTGCCAGTGTGTCTGACATGAGGACCCCGGCAGAGATCTATCAAGGGGCCACACCTAGAGATAAATTAAAAGGAATTTTAACATAGACTTAAAATGACATATACACCGATGGTATTTAATGACACTTGATGTTCTCACCTATAGACTGTGGTAGTTGGAGTATTCACTTTTTCattcaatatcctgcatttgAACTTGTTGTactgaaaataggaaaaattattttttaaataaccatcctttaatttttacttctaaatacTATAGCTAAAATACAATTCAAAGTACATCTAATCACCGTATGAATATAAATAcgtatttcatgttttaaaaacactgttaaaTTTTTCTAAAGAACTTAGTACACTAAGCCccaatgtacatttttttttttttttttgcggtacgcaggcctctcactgctgtggcctctcccgcttcggagcacaggctccggacgcgcaggctcaatggccctggctcatgggcccagccgctccgcggcacgcaggatcctcccggaccggggcacgaacccgtatcccctgcatcggcaggcggactcccaaccactgcgccaccagggaagccctactttattttttttaattaatttttatgggagtagttgctttacaatgttgtgttagtttctgctatacagcaaagtgaatcagctatacatatacgtatatcctctcttttttggatttccttcccatttaggtcaccacagagcactgcaTAGAGCCCAATGTACTTTACATAAGTAACATTAATGAGTGAAATAAAAGTGGAAGCCATGTTACAGTTCAATTTACCTTAAACATTTCCAGTAAAGTTTCCTTCTTAACTTCTAATCTTTCAAaagcttgtttttctttaatgattttcttACATAAAGCCTCCAAAGAAGAGAAATCGTTGCTGGACACACccctgaagaagaaaatataattaatctCTTTCCATTCCATTCCACTCACACCGCAGCTTGGGGGAACCTTTCTTTACAATACTTCAAGGgtttcaatataaaaaattagacCCCTGCattatttattaagaattttaaactAGACAGTTTTTATaaactattttcatattttcagtgGCTTTGACCTTGGTCATCATGAAGACCATTCCAACTAGTGAACATTCCTCTAACTTTAGAACCGGGTTTAAAGAACAGGAGAGGTCCAAGCTTCATTTTATTTCCCGACATAGCTTAGGGTTCCACCTCCACTGATCTAGAAGAGAGCTCTCTACTACATCGTGAGTCACTACAACACTTTAAGTTTTGTTAGTGGGAGTACTTGGTGACTATGAAGCAGTAAGTTTTATATCATTCCTCCTTAATTgagaactctttaaaaataatgtatggaCCCACAgtaattcagattttatttttctttatccagttaCATAACTTACCCTTCTTCAAGGTACATGTCATAATAGAATCCATTTTCTATTGGTGGACCGTAACACAGACACCCACCATAGACTCTTTCCATGGCTTCACCCATTATGTGAGCAGTCGAGTGCCAATATAcctgaaaatcaaagaaaaatgggATGGTTTGAGTCTGGGCATACAAGCTgtaaattaatttgtttgttttgaaagatatataaagtttattataaataaacCCAAGACGTGAAAACCTAAATTTACAAATCTATAGATTGCAATGTGATTCCATTCAGAGccaacataatttaaaatgattctaATTACTAAATTGTATTTGTACCTTAGAAATTATCTGGTTTAGTTGTTTTCAAactaattaaaatacaaatttagcaTCATTAATTGAACGGGATGGATTTTGTTTCCTGAAAACAACAG
This window harbors:
- the TARS1 gene encoding threonine--tRNA ligase 1, cytoplasmic — protein: MGDEKSVGSSEEKRKEGGKKKNKEGSGDGGRAELNPWPEYINIRLEMYNKLKAEHDSILAEKAEKDSKPIKVTLPDGKQLDAESWKTTPYQIACGISQGLADNTVIAKVNKVVWDLDRPLEEDCTLELLKFEDEEAQAVYWHSTAHIMGEAMERVYGGCLCYGPPIENGFYYDMYLEEGGVSSNDFSSLEALCKKIIKEKQAFERLEVKKETLLEMFKYNKFKCRILNEKVNTPTTTVYRCGPLIDLCRGPHVRHTGKIKTLKIHKNSSTYWEGKADMETLQRIYGISFPDPKMLKEWEKFQEEAKNRDHRKIGRDQELYFFHELSPGSCFFLPKGAYIYNTLIEFIRSEYRKRGFQEVITPNIYNSRLWMTSGHWQHYSENMFSFEVEKELFALKPMNCPGHCLMFDHRPRSWRELPLRVADFGVLHRNELSGALTGLTRVRRFQQDDAHIFCAIEQIEDEIKGCLDFLRTVYSIFGFSFKLNLSTRPEKFLGDIEVWNQAEKQLENSLNEFGEKWELNPGDGAFYGPKIDIQMQDAIGRYHQCATIQLDFQLPIRFSLTFVSHDGDDKKRPVIIHRAILGSVERMIAILTENYGGKWPFWLSPRQVMVVPVGPTCDEYAQKVRQQFHDAKFMVDIDLDPGCTLNKKIRNAQLAQYNFILVVGEKEKTSSTVNIRTRDNKVHGERTISETIEWLQQLKQSRSKQAEEEF